The following proteins are co-located in the Dietzia timorensis genome:
- a CDS encoding type IV toxin-antitoxin system AbiEi family antitoxin domain-containing protein, producing the protein MPTRLSIRGGEVVVFTRGDAEARGYSRRARENFLASGKWRRLRRGVYATVPQGRLFREEEHLVHLAGALLLAGKGWHASSWSALVAHGVPVYAHSLGRIHLTRDAEAYSHRASTSAVRIERPLHGEEMWSPTVSRWGIPTVGVSGALCDFARTARFVSAVTAADNALHKGFLRAEEFRQFARLASGRGAGRLRKVAEFSDGRVESPGESRLRVLVREMGFRGTPQLSIRDGDGPEIYRADLFVEVPGSRGLILEYDGRQKFSNVRGSSQWTEFERQASRDRGLAARGYRVMHVTAQDLADPALLKSEIRTRLQSPV; encoded by the coding sequence GTGCCTACACGACTGTCGATTCGAGGCGGGGAGGTCGTTGTCTTCACGCGAGGCGACGCCGAAGCCCGCGGCTATTCCCGGCGGGCGCGGGAGAACTTCCTTGCGTCCGGAAAGTGGCGGAGGCTTCGCCGAGGTGTGTACGCAACGGTTCCGCAGGGTCGGCTCTTTCGCGAAGAGGAGCATCTCGTGCACCTTGCGGGCGCGCTTCTGCTCGCAGGCAAGGGGTGGCATGCCAGTTCCTGGTCCGCGCTGGTAGCGCATGGCGTTCCCGTGTACGCACATTCTTTGGGACGGATTCATCTCACGCGCGATGCGGAGGCGTACTCGCACAGGGCAAGCACGTCGGCCGTCAGAATCGAGCGACCTTTGCACGGCGAGGAAATGTGGTCACCGACGGTGTCGCGGTGGGGAATTCCGACGGTCGGAGTATCGGGGGCGCTCTGCGACTTCGCACGAACGGCGCGATTCGTCTCCGCTGTGACAGCCGCCGACAACGCGCTTCATAAAGGATTCCTGCGGGCCGAGGAGTTTCGACAGTTCGCGAGGCTCGCGTCCGGTCGCGGTGCGGGTCGCCTTCGCAAGGTGGCCGAATTCTCGGACGGTCGCGTGGAGAGCCCGGGGGAAAGTCGGTTGCGGGTGCTCGTGCGCGAGATGGGATTTCGCGGCACCCCGCAGCTTTCGATTCGCGATGGCGATGGACCCGAGATCTATCGCGCGGACCTGTTTGTCGAGGTTCCCGGTTCGCGTGGGCTCATTCTCGAATACGACGGGCGGCAGAAGTTCTCGAATGTTCGCGGATCGTCGCAATGGACAGAGTTCGAACGCCAAGCTTCGCGGGATCGCGGACTCGCAGCGCGCGGGTATCGCGTGATGCATGTGACCGCGCAGGATCTCGCCGATCCCGCGTTGCTCAAGAGCGAAATTCGGACGCGATTGCAGTCGCCCGTCTAA
- a CDS encoding ATP-binding cassette domain-containing protein — protein MPSISCIDISYEHPDRTSVFDGLSLTLGPGLSSLVGRNGAGKTTLLRLVAGELAPGSGTVLVDGVLAYVPQDLLASSRGAASGGGGPQMADLLGVRSRLAALARIEAGSADEDDFTVLGDEWDVAERTSAVIAKMGLPAGPGDLFRPAAQLSGGERTLAAVAGALLAHADVLLLDEPTNNLDAGARRRLFDALAEFTGGGRCAVMVSHDLELLERADMTCELHDGDVRQFAGPYSAMREAIECEQAAAVQAATSAREDLRAARRQRDQAQQMNATRARIAKKAEREKRVPKIISGMRADAAEKAAGKLTDRHAEKVSGASEAAREADDAVRRTQLLRISLPDPELPRPRQVMAAGLPGGAGAGDPRPLQLLGPERVRLTGANGSGKTTFLRQLVSAVGEEGAIAVPFAYLAQDLPVSAEERDVTVVELIASRRPDAESSEPHAHAARFLFTGDSGSKRLGELSGGERLRAFLAAALFARPLPQLLVLDEPTNNLDISGVEQLAGALAEWKGALLLVTHDAGFAGQVGIEREVPIRA, from the coding sequence ATGCCCTCTATTTCCTGTATCGACATCTCTTACGAACACCCCGACCGCACTTCGGTTTTCGATGGCCTGAGCCTGACTCTCGGCCCCGGACTTTCCTCTCTCGTGGGGCGCAACGGCGCCGGCAAGACCACCCTGCTGCGCCTCGTGGCGGGCGAACTCGCCCCCGGTTCCGGGACGGTGCTTGTTGACGGCGTGCTCGCCTATGTCCCCCAAGACCTGCTTGCTTCCTCGCGCGGTGCTGCCAGCGGCGGCGGTGGGCCGCAGATGGCGGACCTGCTCGGCGTGCGCTCTCGCCTCGCGGCGCTGGCCCGGATCGAGGCGGGATCGGCGGACGAGGACGATTTCACCGTGCTCGGCGACGAGTGGGACGTGGCGGAACGGACGTCCGCCGTCATCGCGAAGATGGGTTTGCCGGCGGGACCCGGCGACCTTTTTCGTCCCGCCGCGCAGCTGAGCGGCGGCGAGCGAACCTTGGCAGCTGTTGCGGGGGCGCTACTCGCGCACGCCGACGTGCTGCTTCTCGACGAGCCGACGAACAACCTCGACGCCGGCGCGCGGCGGCGGCTGTTCGACGCTTTGGCGGAGTTTACCGGCGGCGGGCGGTGCGCAGTGATGGTCTCGCACGACCTGGAATTGCTCGAGCGCGCGGACATGACATGCGAGCTCCATGATGGCGACGTGCGGCAGTTCGCGGGGCCGTATTCGGCGATGCGCGAGGCGATCGAGTGCGAGCAGGCGGCGGCGGTGCAGGCGGCGACGAGCGCGCGTGAGGACCTGCGCGCGGCGCGGCGGCAGCGTGACCAGGCGCAACAGATGAACGCCACGCGCGCGCGGATCGCGAAGAAGGCCGAGCGCGAGAAGCGGGTGCCGAAGATCATTTCGGGGATGCGGGCCGATGCGGCGGAGAAGGCGGCGGGCAAGCTCACCGATCGGCATGCGGAGAAGGTGTCCGGTGCTTCGGAGGCCGCGCGCGAGGCGGACGACGCGGTGCGCCGGACCCAGCTACTGCGGATCTCGCTGCCCGATCCCGAGCTGCCGCGTCCTCGGCAGGTGATGGCGGCCGGGCTGCCGGGCGGCGCTGGTGCCGGCGACCCCCGCCCGCTGCAGTTGCTCGGGCCCGAGCGCGTGCGCCTGACCGGCGCGAACGGTAGTGGGAAGACGACGTTTCTGCGCCAGCTGGTGAGCGCGGTCGGTGAGGAAGGCGCGATCGCGGTGCCTTTCGCCTATCTCGCGCAGGACCTACCGGTATCGGCCGAGGAAAGGGATGTGACCGTGGTGGAGCTTATCGCGTCGCGGCGGCCGGACGCGGAGTCCTCCGAGCCGCATGCGCATGCCGCGCGGTTCCTGTTTACGGGGGATTCGGGGTCGAAGCGGCTCGGCGAGCTCTCCGGCGGAGAGCGGCTGCGAGCATTTTTGGCGGCGGCGTTGTTCGCGCGGCCGCTTCCGCAACTGCTGGTACTCGACGAGCCCACGAACAACTTGGACATTTCGGGAGTGGAACAGCTCGCGGGCGCGCTCGCCGAGTGGAAGGGGGCGCTGCTGCTGGTGACGCACGATGCTGGGTTTGCCGGGCAGGTCGGGATCGAGCGGGAGGTCCCGATCCGCGCCTAG
- a CDS encoding SDR family NAD(P)-dependent oxidoreductase: MATSVERLAGKKAIVTGAGQGVGRGIALALAESGADILLVGRTARKLDSVADQVRAEGGEAATLEIDITAGDAAQRIVEAATNLLGGVDILVNNANLAIPAPLDAYSDEDFLSAFNAGPRATLALMKAARPHMADRGGGTIVNLASSAAVRWDAANYGIYSAVKEAIRALTRAAAHEWAAEGIRALNVAPHAHSPGLDWWVDNHPKEAAEFVASIPAGRIGDPRVDVGRPVAWLCSAEAHYLTGATIPLDGGQSRWG; the protein is encoded by the coding sequence ATGGCCACCTCAGTCGAACGCCTCGCGGGCAAGAAAGCGATCGTCACGGGTGCGGGGCAGGGTGTCGGCCGCGGCATAGCCCTGGCGCTCGCCGAATCCGGAGCCGATATTCTGCTCGTCGGTCGCACCGCACGAAAGCTCGACAGTGTCGCGGACCAGGTCCGCGCCGAGGGCGGCGAGGCCGCCACGCTCGAAATCGACATCACCGCAGGCGACGCCGCGCAGCGGATCGTCGAGGCCGCCACCAACCTCCTCGGCGGCGTCGACATCCTCGTCAACAATGCCAACCTGGCGATCCCGGCACCGCTCGACGCCTACTCCGACGAGGACTTTCTCTCCGCATTCAACGCGGGCCCGCGCGCGACTCTCGCGCTCATGAAGGCAGCTCGCCCGCACATGGCCGACCGCGGCGGGGGCACGATCGTCAACCTCGCGTCCTCCGCGGCCGTGCGCTGGGATGCGGCGAATTACGGCATCTACTCCGCAGTGAAGGAGGCGATCCGCGCCCTCACGAGAGCGGCCGCGCACGAGTGGGCCGCGGAGGGGATCCGGGCTCTCAACGTCGCCCCGCACGCGCACTCCCCCGGGCTCGACTGGTGGGTCGATAACCACCCGAAGGAGGCGGCGGAATTCGTCGCCTCGATCCCCGCCGGGCGGATCGGCGATCCGAGAGTCGACGTCGGCCGGCCGGTTGCGTGGCTGTGTTCAGCCGAGGCGCATTACCTCACCGGCGCCACCATCCCCTTGGACGGCGGTCAATCCCGCTGGGGATAA
- the yidC gene encoding membrane protein insertase YidC encodes MLDALAYPVSLLMKFWHWLLSLVVPGDSGIAWVGSILLLVVTVRLILLRPMWVQMYSMRKMATLTPEIKRIQKEFKDDRPKQAEEMQRVYNEAQVNPLSGCLPMLVQIPVFLGLYHTLIGFTPHGMSIQEAAAQSNGAFGPEQVSQFHSAQFFGVPLAAYIRMPREQLESLAQGTSTSTVMIMCVTLFLLAGIATWINMRNSMKRQERARAQAKEEEKLIEEAERAGGPVVDGEVVAIDGDSDAADSAKKESEKKEAAKKDEPEVPDFAQALQDSMGQSMKIMMYVFPIFPLVGAFMFNFPIAIGIYFLLNNVWTAVQSHLLLNRLEKLLPTGGAAGLPPSAYM; translated from the coding sequence ATGTTAGACGCTCTGGCCTACCCGGTCTCGTTGTTGATGAAGTTCTGGCACTGGCTGCTGTCGCTGGTCGTGCCGGGCGATTCGGGGATCGCGTGGGTCGGGTCGATCCTGCTGCTCGTGGTCACTGTGCGGCTCATCCTGCTGCGGCCCATGTGGGTGCAGATGTACTCGATGCGCAAGATGGCGACGCTGACGCCGGAGATCAAGCGCATCCAGAAGGAGTTCAAGGACGACCGGCCGAAACAGGCCGAGGAGATGCAGCGCGTCTACAACGAGGCGCAGGTCAACCCGCTGTCGGGCTGTTTGCCGATGCTCGTGCAGATTCCCGTGTTCCTCGGGCTCTACCACACGCTGATCGGCTTTACGCCGCACGGAATGTCGATCCAGGAGGCCGCGGCGCAGTCGAACGGCGCGTTCGGGCCCGAGCAGGTCTCGCAGTTCCATTCGGCGCAGTTCTTCGGGGTGCCGCTGGCGGCATACATCCGGATGCCGCGCGAGCAGCTCGAATCCCTCGCGCAGGGCACGTCGACGTCGACGGTGATGATCATGTGCGTGACGTTGTTCCTGCTCGCGGGCATCGCGACGTGGATCAATATGCGCAACTCGATGAAGCGGCAGGAGCGCGCGCGGGCGCAGGCGAAGGAAGAAGAGAAGCTCATCGAGGAGGCCGAGCGCGCGGGCGGGCCCGTGGTCGACGGCGAGGTCGTCGCGATCGACGGGGACTCCGATGCCGCCGACTCGGCGAAGAAGGAGTCCGAGAAGAAGGAAGCGGCGAAGAAGGACGAGCCCGAGGTGCCGGACTTCGCGCAGGCCCTGCAGGACTCGATGGGCCAGTCGATGAAGATCATGATGTACGTGTTCCCGATCTTCCCGCTGGTCGGCGCGTTCATGTTCAACTTCCCGATCGCGATCGGCATCTACTTCCTGCTCAACAACGTGTGGACCGCGGTGCAGTCGCACCTGCTACTCAACCGCTTGGAGAAGCTGCTGCCCACGGGCGGCGCGGCGGGGCTGCCGCCGAGCGCGTACATGTAG
- a CDS encoding UDP-N-acetylmuramate dehydrogenase, which produces MNTSSETQILAELDARTDVRLLDSEPLSAHTTLRLGGTPRAYLRAETTAAVAECVRALDAAEVPVLVLGGGSNLVVADGSVGDSVDDGELDFVVVAVRCEAIDISPGGLVRAEAGATWDDLVARTVEAGMGGLECLSGIPGSVGATPVQNVGAYGVEVAQVLRRVRVLDRVSGKDEWLEPSELGLEYRTSKLKGNDSGLVLEVEFTLHPDGLSEPIAYRELAARLGAEQGERVPAAKAREVVLELRAGKGMVLDAGDHDTWSAGSFFTNPVVPAAEFDAVRAKVAKALGDEAAEKMPAFDVMGGGSGEAGVKLSAGWLIERAGFRKGYPGEAAPMRLSTKHTLALTNRGHARTKDLIALAREVRSGVEDAFGVTLHPEPVWVGCTLSGES; this is translated from the coding sequence GTGAACACCAGTTCCGAGACCCAGATTCTTGCAGAGCTCGACGCGCGCACGGACGTACGGCTGCTCGACAGCGAACCGCTGAGCGCGCACACGACGCTTCGCCTCGGCGGCACCCCGCGCGCATACCTGCGCGCCGAGACGACTGCCGCGGTCGCCGAATGCGTTCGCGCGCTCGACGCGGCCGAGGTGCCCGTGCTCGTGCTCGGCGGTGGATCGAACCTCGTGGTCGCCGACGGCTCGGTGGGGGATTCGGTGGATGACGGCGAGCTCGACTTCGTCGTCGTTGCCGTCCGGTGCGAGGCGATCGACATCTCTCCCGGCGGGCTGGTGCGCGCGGAGGCCGGGGCGACGTGGGACGACCTCGTCGCCCGGACCGTCGAAGCGGGGATGGGCGGGCTCGAGTGCCTGTCCGGGATCCCGGGGTCCGTCGGTGCGACGCCGGTGCAAAACGTCGGCGCCTACGGTGTCGAGGTCGCGCAGGTGCTGCGGCGCGTGCGGGTGCTCGACCGCGTGAGCGGGAAGGACGAGTGGCTGGAGCCTTCCGAGCTGGGGCTCGAATACCGGACGTCGAAACTCAAGGGCAACGACTCGGGGCTCGTGCTCGAGGTCGAGTTCACGCTGCACCCCGATGGGCTCAGCGAGCCCATCGCGTACAGGGAGCTGGCTGCGCGCCTCGGCGCTGAGCAGGGCGAGCGCGTGCCCGCGGCGAAGGCGCGCGAGGTCGTTCTCGAACTGCGCGCCGGCAAGGGAATGGTGCTCGACGCGGGTGACCACGACACGTGGAGCGCCGGCTCGTTCTTCACCAACCCCGTGGTGCCGGCGGCCGAGTTCGATGCGGTGCGCGCGAAGGTCGCGAAGGCGCTCGGCGACGAGGCGGCGGAGAAAATGCCGGCGTTCGACGTCATGGGCGGGGGTTCTGGCGAGGCCGGGGTGAAACTGTCGGCGGGCTGGCTGATCGAGCGGGCCGGGTTCAGAAAGGGCTACCCGGGCGAGGCGGCGCCGATGCGGCTGTCGACGAAGCACACGCTCGCGCTGACGAACCGGGGACACGCGCGGACGAAGGACCTGATCGCGCTCGCTCGCGAGGTGCGCTCCGGTGTCGAGGACGCGTTCGGCGTGACGCTGCACCCGGAGCCGGTGTGGGTCGGCTGCACACTATCCGGCGAATCCTGA
- a CDS encoding DUF2505 domain-containing protein: protein MATPFEFSASTPATIDELWQCYQDAAFWEMRMSAAGSENDKLTSFEATDSGIEIEFQQVVDSTHIPSFVSKIHTGDLPISRKATYNAPEGESINAVSSGEALGGILRVSGTLVCTREGNVTTETVKGTATASVPLIGKKIEKLVIDFLSEAHQRELDTVQDYLNS from the coding sequence ATGGCTACCCCATTCGAGTTTTCCGCCTCCACTCCCGCCACCATCGACGAGCTGTGGCAGTGCTACCAGGACGCCGCGTTCTGGGAGATGCGCATGTCCGCCGCCGGCTCCGAAAACGACAAGCTCACCTCCTTCGAGGCCACCGATTCCGGCATCGAGATCGAGTTCCAGCAGGTAGTCGACAGCACCCACATCCCGTCGTTCGTGTCCAAGATCCACACCGGGGACCTGCCGATCTCGCGCAAGGCCACCTACAACGCGCCCGAGGGCGAGTCCATCAACGCGGTCTCCAGCGGCGAGGCCCTCGGCGGAATCCTGCGCGTGTCCGGCACGTTGGTGTGCACGCGCGAAGGCAACGTCACCACCGAGACGGTCAAGGGCACGGCTACCGCGTCCGTTCCGCTCATCGGCAAGAAGATCGAGAAGCTGGTCATCGACTTCCTTTCCGAGGCGCACCAGCGCGAACTCGACACCGTGCAGGACTACCTGAACAGCTAG
- a CDS encoding LmeA family phospholipid-binding protein yields MSNAYPQRRRRGAGLLIGSLVVIVLLVVAVVAAEFFLRDRIESEIADSASSSIGAPTDASLDGLAIMTAINRTADGVTLTSDGGTTDSGDPAPALDIQLTDVDTGDGGSTAKSLSGTATLSSDAMLAVATESQGDDLLSQLATVKAITPNPEAGALDVEIGDFATAQLIPEVSDGSLSLKPQNAEVMGMELPENLLGGTISLVQETVDRLPEGVTVSGAKVTDDGLVIELQGENVKLG; encoded by the coding sequence ATGAGCAACGCGTACCCCCAACGGCGCCGCCGCGGAGCGGGCCTCCTCATCGGCAGCCTCGTCGTCATCGTTCTCCTCGTCGTCGCGGTCGTCGCGGCCGAGTTCTTCCTGCGCGACCGCATCGAGTCGGAGATCGCCGACTCCGCGTCCTCCAGCATCGGCGCGCCGACCGACGCCAGCCTCGACGGTTTGGCGATTATGACGGCGATCAACCGCACCGCGGACGGCGTCACGCTCACTTCCGACGGGGGAACAACGGACTCGGGCGACCCTGCGCCCGCCCTCGACATCCAACTCACCGACGTCGACACCGGCGACGGCGGCTCCACCGCGAAGTCGCTCAGCGGTACCGCGACCCTCAGCTCCGATGCGATGCTCGCCGTCGCCACCGAATCCCAGGGCGACGATCTGCTCAGCCAGCTCGCCACGGTCAAGGCGATCACCCCGAACCCCGAAGCGGGCGCGCTCGATGTCGAGATCGGCGATTTCGCGACAGCGCAGCTCATCCCGGAGGTCTCGGACGGCTCGCTCTCGCTCAAGCCACAGAACGCCGAGGTCATGGGCATGGAACTGCCGGAGAACCTCCTCGGTGGCACGATCTCGCTCGTCCAGGAGACCGTCGACCGCCTCCCCGAGGGGGTCACGGTGTCCGGAGCGAAGGTCACCGACGACGGACTCGTCATCGAGCTGCAGGGCGAGAACGTCAAGTTGGGTTAG
- the deoC gene encoding deoxyribose-phosphate aldolase, with amino-acid sequence MTSNMPISRAELADRIDHTLLRPEATREDVAAHVAEATELGVRTVCISPSMLPVRAGSMPVGTVIGFPSGKHHSLIKAMEARIAVDMGATELDMVLDYSAIIAGRPEEILGELSPVRDAAPHPVVLKVILETAAIYAAFGPERVDEADAAIANACELAAKGGANVVKTSTGFHPAGGASTHAVRVMARAVDPLGSVLVKASGGISTAARAVEMLEAGATLIGTSRSAQMLAELG; translated from the coding sequence ATGACGTCGAACATGCCGATCTCCCGAGCCGAACTCGCCGACAGGATCGATCACACTTTGCTGCGTCCCGAGGCCACCCGAGAGGATGTGGCCGCGCACGTCGCCGAGGCAACGGAACTCGGCGTGCGGACGGTGTGCATTTCGCCGTCGATGCTTCCCGTGCGCGCGGGCTCGATGCCCGTGGGGACCGTGATCGGGTTCCCTTCGGGCAAGCACCATTCGCTCATCAAGGCGATGGAGGCGCGCATTGCCGTGGACATGGGCGCCACCGAGCTCGACATGGTGCTCGATTACAGCGCGATCATCGCCGGCCGACCGGAGGAGATCCTCGGTGAGCTGAGCCCGGTGCGCGACGCCGCCCCGCATCCCGTGGTGCTCAAGGTGATCCTGGAGACTGCGGCCATCTATGCGGCGTTCGGACCCGAGCGTGTCGACGAGGCCGATGCGGCGATCGCGAATGCCTGCGAGCTCGCCGCGAAGGGCGGGGCGAACGTGGTGAAGACGTCGACGGGATTCCACCCGGCCGGCGGCGCGAGCACGCACGCCGTGCGCGTGATGGCGCGCGCGGTGGACCCGCTGGGTTCGGTGTTGGTGAAGGCCTCGGGTGGCATCTCCACGGCCGCGCGGGCCGTGGAGATGCTCGAAGCGGGCGCGACGCTCATCGGGACGAGCCGCTCGGCGCAGATGTTGGCCGAACTGGGGTAA
- a CDS encoding MerR family transcriptional regulator has translation MPRDAAPRELRIEELAELAQTSVRNIRVYQEKGLIRPPVRRGRTAWYSPEHLSRLRRITALLERGYTFATMEELFTAESLGLTVSEMIEAGSAEDMRRLPGARRAIPIDELGRAFGLELDPEFLRLAQGCGLLSFDESRGVVDIDVASVRMLSVLAELGFDIGDLGSLLERTQDMAREAVVASGELLDRVIEARADSPPYARTREDMEVIAVIGSKLLRRMCVHLVSEMLDARLHE, from the coding sequence ATGCCCCGGGACGCCGCGCCGCGCGAGCTGCGGATCGAGGAGCTCGCGGAGCTCGCGCAGACGAGCGTGCGCAATATCCGGGTGTATCAGGAAAAGGGGCTCATCCGGCCGCCGGTCAGACGCGGCCGCACCGCGTGGTACAGCCCGGAACATCTCTCTCGGCTGCGTCGCATCACCGCTCTGCTCGAGCGTGGGTACACCTTCGCCACCATGGAGGAACTTTTCACCGCAGAAAGCCTCGGGCTCACGGTCTCGGAAATGATCGAGGCCGGCTCGGCAGAGGACATGCGGCGGCTTCCGGGCGCCCGCAGGGCCATTCCGATCGACGAGCTCGGCCGCGCGTTCGGCCTCGAGCTCGATCCCGAGTTCCTGCGGCTCGCCCAAGGCTGTGGGCTCCTCAGCTTTGATGAGTCGCGAGGGGTCGTCGACATCGACGTCGCCTCGGTGCGGATGCTCTCGGTGCTCGCAGAACTCGGGTTCGACATCGGCGATCTGGGCTCGCTGCTGGAACGCACGCAGGACATGGCACGGGAGGCGGTTGTGGCATCGGGGGAGCTCCTCGACCGCGTGATCGAGGCGCGCGCCGATTCCCCGCCGTACGCTCGCACACGCGAGGACATGGAGGTCATCGCGGTCATCGGTTCGAAGCTGCTGCGCCGGATGTGCGTCCATCTGGTCTCCGAGATGCTCGACGCGCGCCTGCACGAGTAA
- a CDS encoding DUF2516 family protein, with amino-acid sequence MNELLSGGMNTFMLIAQVAFVIWALVGAVLCARASAGAFVAEGKWNKWGWFAVCAAAAVIFVVIGPFSLFGIVGIVAVGVFFADVRPSVASTGR; translated from the coding sequence GTGAATGAGCTGCTTTCTGGCGGAATGAACACCTTTATGTTGATCGCCCAGGTCGCCTTCGTGATCTGGGCTCTCGTCGGCGCTGTGCTGTGTGCGCGCGCGAGCGCCGGGGCATTCGTGGCCGAGGGCAAGTGGAACAAGTGGGGCTGGTTCGCGGTGTGTGCCGCGGCTGCGGTCATCTTCGTGGTCATCGGTCCGTTCTCGCTCTTCGGCATTGTCGGCATCGTGGCCGTCGGCGTGTTCTTCGCCGACGTGCGACCGTCGGTGGCGAGCACCGGAAGGTAG
- a CDS encoding helix-turn-helix domain-containing protein: protein MVTSRKASAKPASKQSGKPSAPATASKEVAVAGDEDASAIERMVGHAAQDIGSFIRAQRESAEVSLRQLAERTGVSNPYLSQIERGLRKPSAEVLAQIANGLRVSAEVLYMRAGILEERTGGSTRDALVMAMELTEKQRSALLEVYDAFTSANGANAAPEEPKPEGAKKPTASTAKVPPPSGN, encoded by the coding sequence GTGGTAACTTCACGCAAGGCTTCCGCCAAGCCCGCCAGCAAGCAGTCGGGCAAGCCTTCCGCTCCCGCCACTGCGTCGAAGGAAGTCGCCGTCGCGGGGGATGAAGATGCCTCGGCGATCGAGCGGATGGTCGGCCACGCCGCCCAGGACATCGGCTCGTTCATCCGCGCCCAGCGCGAATCGGCGGAGGTGTCGCTGCGCCAGCTCGCCGAGCGCACCGGGGTATCGAATCCGTACTTGAGTCAGATCGAGCGTGGTCTGCGTAAACCTTCGGCAGAGGTGCTCGCACAGATCGCCAATGGTCTCCGGGTCTCCGCGGAGGTGCTGTACATGCGTGCGGGAATCCTCGAGGAGCGTACGGGAGGTTCGACCCGCGACGCGCTCGTCATGGCGATGGAGCTCACCGAGAAGCAGCGGTCCGCGCTGCTCGAGGTGTACGACGCGTTCACGTCCGCGAACGGTGCGAACGCGGCGCCCGAGGAGCCGAAGCCGGAGGGCGCGAAGAAGCCGACCGCGAGCACCGCCAAGGTGCCGCCGCCGAGCGGCAACTAG
- a CDS encoding DUF445 domain-containing protein, which translates to MARTGLAAPTAADITNARALRRMKIVATSFLLVAAICYVLSQIALSRDAGAWAGYLRAASEAGMVGGLADWFAVTALFRHPLGIPIPHTALIPRRKDQLGESLGGFVGDNFLDPELVGEKVASAHIPERAGQWLLEPENRRRASGQAAKAIRAALEVLRDEDAVGLIERTLVARISEPEWGPPLGKVLGEMVAEGRQEPVVQLLADRTLEWVERNPETIEYWVTEKAPTWAPQLVNELVAERAYSEVLQWARAIKEDPHHSVRVALTNFLTQLSRDLQYDPDTISRLEGFKADLLSRPATREAIASAWVSAKNAFISATEDSSSELRGKLDELAERLADNLVSDSKMRASVDDYLVRTASFVASNYAGEITSIISETVERWDAHEASRKIELLAGKDLQFIRINGTVVGALAGIVIHVFTELIF; encoded by the coding sequence GTGGCTCGAACCGGTCTCGCTGCGCCCACCGCGGCGGACATCACCAACGCGCGTGCGCTCCGGCGCATGAAAATCGTGGCGACAAGCTTTCTGCTTGTCGCCGCGATTTGCTATGTGCTCTCGCAGATCGCGTTGTCCCGGGATGCCGGCGCGTGGGCCGGTTACCTGCGCGCCGCCTCGGAGGCCGGAATGGTCGGCGGTCTGGCGGACTGGTTCGCGGTGACGGCGCTGTTCCGTCACCCCCTCGGTATCCCGATTCCCCACACCGCCCTGATCCCGCGGCGCAAGGACCAGCTCGGCGAATCGCTCGGCGGGTTCGTGGGGGACAATTTCCTCGACCCGGAGCTCGTGGGGGAGAAGGTCGCGAGCGCGCACATTCCGGAGCGCGCCGGGCAGTGGCTGCTGGAGCCGGAGAACCGGCGGCGCGCCTCCGGACAGGCGGCGAAGGCGATTCGCGCTGCGCTCGAGGTGCTCCGCGACGAGGACGCAGTCGGTCTCATCGAGCGGACTCTCGTGGCGCGGATCTCCGAGCCCGAATGGGGGCCGCCGCTGGGCAAGGTGCTCGGCGAGATGGTCGCCGAGGGCAGGCAGGAGCCGGTCGTTCAGCTGCTCGCCGACCGCACGCTCGAGTGGGTCGAGCGCAATCCGGAGACCATCGAGTATTGGGTCACCGAGAAGGCGCCGACATGGGCACCGCAGCTGGTCAACGAGCTCGTCGCTGAACGCGCCTATTCCGAGGTGCTGCAGTGGGCTCGGGCGATCAAGGAAGATCCGCACCACAGCGTGCGGGTCGCGCTCACCAACTTCCTCACACAGCTGTCGCGGGATCTGCAATACGATCCGGACACCATCTCTCGGCTCGAGGGGTTCAAGGCCGATCTGCTGTCGCGGCCCGCGACCCGTGAGGCCATCGCCTCGGCCTGGGTGTCGGCGAAGAACGCATTCATCTCCGCGACCGAGGACTCGAGCTCCGAGCTGCGCGGCAAGCTCGACGAGCTCGCCGAGCGGCTCGCGGACAACCTGGTCTCTGACTCGAAGATGCGTGCGTCCGTGGACGACTACCTCGTGCGCACCGCGTCGTTCGTCGCATCGAATTACGCGGGCGAGATCACCTCGATCATCTCCGAGACCGTCGAGCGTTGGGACGCGCACGAGGCGAGTCGCAAGATCGAGCTCCTCGCGGGCAAGGATCTCCAGTTCATCCGCATCAACGGCACGGTCGTGGGCGCGCTCGCCGGCATCGTGATCCACGTGTTTACCGAGTTGATCTTCTAG